atatatatatatatatatatatatatataaatgaatgtATATAGTCCTGCTTACCTTGTGTTGTGTGCTTAATTCAATTGAGTATCAATTCTGAATTTAGGTACAATAGCTCTATTTTATGTTAATTTGTAAAGTTAATTAGTGTAACTGTAACATCATGTAATTGAAGCTGGCATTTTTACAAAGGAGCAACGTTTCTGTTGTGCCAAGGCTCGTCCTCTTCACTCGACAGGAATGATAAAGATAAAAGTAAATTCTGTAGTTTTGGCTCTTAGCCAGTATTTGTTCAAAGCAGTTGAGTCGAAATTTGATACATTTAGGTACGAATTCGTTATTGTGCATTAATATAGAAGCAACATCTCGGCTAGAAAACTTTCAAAATATTTGTAATTATGAATTTGGTGAAATCAGGTGATTAATGAACAGTGTTTCAGTGGTGCCGATGTCTAAAATGATTGAATGCCGATGAATGTGCAGATTGCTAGAAAATTGTAAGGAGAAATATTGGAATGTCTTTTAAATAGTCGTGTTTATGACCCATCTGTAAGCAGCTGTTTTTAGTCCATTGTTTAATGTCTGATTTTTGTGTCGATACAGTTTTTGATTGCTGCTTCACTACCGATGCGTGGAAGGAAGAAAACTATAAGGTTTACATAGGTGGGATAGTTGGTCAACTCCAAGATCACTTGCCAGATGCTTCATTCTTGGTGTTCAATTTCCATGATGGTGTGGCACAAAGCCAGATGGCCAGCATTTTGTCCGAGTATGACATGACCATTATGGATTACCCGCGGCACTTTGAAGGTTGTCCGGTGCTCACACTAGAGCTGATCCATCACTTTCTGAGATCAAGTGAAAGTTGGTTATCGCTCGGACAGAATAATGTGCTGTTGATGCACTGCGAACGTGGAGGTTGGCCTGTTTTGGCTTTCATGCTGTCTGCACTCTTGATTTACCATAAACAATATAGTGGCGAGCAGAGGACGTTGGACATGGTTTACAGGCAGGCTCCCTCTGAGCTTTTGCATTTGTTATCACCTCTAAATCCAATCCCTTCTCAACTGAGGTATCTCCAGTATGTGACGAGGAGAAATGTAGCCTTGGAATGGCCTCCTCTGGATCGAGCGCTTACCTTGGAGTGCGTCATTTTCAGATTTGTTCCTAACTTTGATGGGCAGGGTGGTTGCCGTCCTATTTTCCGCATATATGGACAGGACCCTTTTCTTGCTAATGATAAAACTCCAAAAGTCTTATTCTCAACCCCAAAGAAAGGAAAACCCATACGGGCTTACAAGCAGGTGATTTAATACTCTTTTGGTCTTACAGCTTGATTTCTCtgtatattttttctatacTGAGACAGATTTATATACTCATTTAAATGGTTATTGCTGATCCAAATGGTCATTGACTATAGGTTCATCATTCCTGTCCCAACTTGTAATATCCACTTGTGGACTTTCTTTTACTGCACTGTCTTTCTTTTGTTCTCATTTGTTTTGACATGGTGTTATTCGTATCTTATTTATGCTAAACGTATGTtgatttcaagttttcaactgAAGATGCTTTGCTTGGATGGTGGCCTAATCTTTATCTTATTTACCCTTCAACTACACTGCAGGTAGAATGTGAACTGGTTAAAATTGACATTAATTGCCATATTCAAGGTGATGTTGTGGTCGAATGTATTAGCCTACATGATGACTTGGAACGTGAGGAGATGATGTTCCGTGTCATGTTCAATACGGCTTTTATTAGGTCTAACATTTTGATGCTCAACCGTGATGAAATTGACATGCTGTGGGATGCTAAGGAACAATTTCCAAAGGACTTCAGAGTAGAGGTGTATCTCTGCTTCTTTTGATTACATGTTTCtattttgtgtgtttcttttctGACATATTCCTTGGTTACAATATGTTTTAAGATCCTTTTTTCAGAGATGGATGCTGTCACATCCATCATCCTGGGTGGTATGTCATGCTTTGAGGACAAGGAGGGCCTTCCGATGGAAGCATTTGCTCAAGTTCAAGAGATCTTTAACTACGTGGATTGGTTAGACCCCAAGTCAGATGCCACACTTAATGTGCTACAAGCAGCATCAAATATTATCCAAGAAAAATTAAACAGTGATTCTCCACGGAGTACCGGGAACGACTCGCAGGAAACAAGTCCAGGAAAGACCCCGAAGAAAAAGAACCTTCTCTTCTCTGATGACATGCAATCTGTGGCCTCACCGAGGCAATCTCAAGATACCAGTGTGAGTAAACAGCAAGCTAAACCCCAAGACATCCCAGCTACACCTCAGCCACCCAATCAAGGTGATTCAGTATCCCAGCATATTCCCCAACCTTCTCATTCAACCACAATGGGAGCATTTGCTCAAGTTCAAGAGATCTTTAACCATGCCACCTCACATATGCAGTCCCCAGATTCCACTGTGAGTAAACAGGAAGCTAAACCTTCAAAGACCGCACTTCAGCCACCCAATAAACATGATTCTGTGAGCCAGAAGATGCCCCAACCTTCTAAGTCAACCCCAATGGAAGCTAAATCTCAAGACATTCATACTGCACTTCAGCCAACCAATAAGCGGGATGCAGTGAGCCAGAAGATACCCCAACCTTCTCAGTCAACCCTGATGGACACTAAACCTCAAGACATCCATACTGCGACTAAACAAGAAGCCAAACCTCAAGATGTTTGTAGTGCGATTAAACAGGAAGCCAACCCTCAAGACATTCATGCTGCAATTCAGGTACCCAATAAATGTGATTCAGTGAGCCAGCAGAGGCCCGAAGCTTCTCAGTCAACACCAATGGAAGCAGCTAAACCTCAAGACAATCCTACTGTGAAGAAACAGGAAGCTAAACCTCAAGACATTCCTACTGCGAAGAAACAGGAAGCTAAACCTCAAGACATTCCTTCTGCGAAGAAACAGGAAGCTAAACCTCAAGACATTCCTACGGCCACGAAACAGGAAGCTAAACCTCAAGACATTCCTACTGTGAAGAAACAGGAAGCTAAACCTCAAGACATTCCTACTACACTTCAGCCATCCGATAAACTCGATTCGGTAAGCCAGAAGCTGCCGCAATCTTCTCAGTCATCCCCGATGGAAGCATTCAGTCAAGTTCAAGAGATCTTTAGCCATGCAGCCTCACCTGTGCAGTATCCAGATACCACTATGAGTAAACAGGAAGGTAAACCTCAAGATATTCATGCTGTGGAAGTTAGAAGTGCTCCAGTTGCACCATtatcacctccacctccacctccaccgcCACCTTCCAAGAGTACTTGTGCTAAAACAACTCTTCCTTCTCCTCCCAAACCGCAACTTCTGCCGCCTGATGTTTTAGTTTCAAAACCTGAAGACCCATCACTTTCTGAAGAGACTAAAAACTATTCATCGGATGGAGCCCAACAATCAACCACTAGTCATCCAGCTGCCACTGGGATGCCAACCTCAAGTACCATTTCTGGCAAGGTGTTACCTAAAGCACCACCCACTCCGCGTTCTGAGGTTTCTTCATCAACCCGGCCTCCTCCAACTCCTCCAACTCCCCCACCACCTCCTCCAACACCGCCTTTGAAAGAGAACCTTTTTGACGGCTCCAGACCTCCGCcgcctccacctcctcctcttcaCTCAGGGCAAGCTGGAGGCACTACAATCTCATCCCCAGTTCCACCACCACCTACTGCTCCCACTTCTTCCGCCAAACATGGAGCTCCTTCTGCccctcctcctccacctcctATTGGTAAAGGAGGTTCTAAGCCGGGTAACCCTCCCCCACCACCTATTAGTTCCCCTGGTGGTGCGAAAGGACGCCTACTACGTACCATAagttcaaaaaataataattcaaaaaaaCTGAAGCCGTTGCACTGGTTAAAATTGTCAAGAGCGGTTCAGGGAAGCTTATGGGCTGAGGCACAAAAATCTGATGAAGAGGCCAAGTATGATTTAACTTGCTACGAGAGAAGAGAAGAATTGTTTCATGTATAGATCTTCCAGCCTTTAacattatttctttttaatattgAGACAGGGCTCCTGAGATTGACATGTCAGAGCTTGAGACTCTTTTCTCAGTGGCCGCTCCGGCCCAGGATAAGGGTAGGAAGTCAGCCGCACATGGTTCGGTTGCCCCTAAATCTGAAAAAGTACAACTGGTAATTGTAATTTCAACTCTCAGTTAATGCACAACACAATTGCTCTTGAGGATTTGTTACTTGACGTGGTTTGTGTTCATCGTTATATTTCATAGTTTAATGCACTATCATGAATGAGGGATAtgtgttttatttctttcttgcatATGAGCCTACTTTGTCTCTGCTTATTCATTTCACTATATATCTAACTggctttttatttgtttactgCAGATTGACCACAGGCGAG
Above is a window of Malus sylvestris chromosome 15, drMalSylv7.2, whole genome shotgun sequence DNA encoding:
- the LOC126605186 gene encoding formin-like protein 18 isoform X1, which produces MALLRKLFYRKPPDGLFEICERVYVFDCCFTTDAWKEENYKVYIGGIVGQLQDHLPDASFLVFNFHDGVAQSQMASILSEYDMTIMDYPRHFEGCPVLTLELIHHFLRSSESWLSLGQNNVLLMHCERGGWPVLAFMLSALLIYHKQYSGEQRTLDMVYRQAPSELLHLLSPLNPIPSQLRYLQYVTRRNVALEWPPLDRALTLECVIFRFVPNFDGQGGCRPIFRIYGQDPFLANDKTPKVLFSTPKKGKPIRAYKQVECELVKIDINCHIQGDVVVECISLHDDLEREEMMFRVMFNTAFIRSNILMLNRDEIDMLWDAKEQFPKDFRVEILFSEMDAVTSIILGGMSCFEDKEGLPMEAFAQVQEIFNYVDWLDPKSDATLNVLQAASNIIQEKLNSDSPRSTGNDSQETSPGKTPKKKNLLFSDDMQSVASPRQSQDTSVSKQQAKPQDIPATPQPPNQGDSVSQHIPQPSHSTTMGAFAQVQEIFNHATSHMQSPDSTVSKQEAKPSKTALQPPNKHDSVSQKMPQPSKSTPMEAKSQDIHTALQPTNKRDAVSQKIPQPSQSTLMDTKPQDIHTATKQEAKPQDVCSAIKQEANPQDIHAAIQVPNKCDSVSQQRPEASQSTPMEAAKPQDNPTVKKQEAKPQDIPTAKKQEAKPQDIPSAKKQEAKPQDIPTATKQEAKPQDIPTVKKQEAKPQDIPTTLQPSDKLDSVSQKLPQSSQSSPMEAFSQVQEIFSHAASPVQYPDTTMSKQEGKPQDIHAVEVRSAPVAPLSPPPPPPPPPSKSTCAKTTLPSPPKPQLLPPDVLVSKPEDPSLSEETKNYSSDGAQQSTTSHPAATGMPTSSTISGKVLPKAPPTPRSEVSSSTRPPPTPPTPPPPPPTPPLKENLFDGSRPPPPPPPPLHSGQAGGTTISSPVPPPPTAPTSSAKHGAPSAPPPPPPIGKGGSKPGNPPPPPISSPGGAKGRLLRTISSKNNNSKKLKPLHWLKLSRAVQGSLWAEAQKSDEEAKAPEIDMSELETLFSVAAPAQDKGRKSAAHGSVAPKSEKVQLIDHRRAYNCEIMLSKVKVPLNELMDSVLALEDTALDVDQVENLIKFCPTKEEMELLKGYTGEKEKLGKCEQFLLELMKVPRVESKLRVFSFKIQFSFQVSDLRNSLNVVNSAAEEIRNSGKLKRIMQTILSLGNALNQGTARGSAIGFRLDSLLKLIETRARNNKMTLMHYLCKVLVDQLPEVLDFSKDLGNLEPASRIQLKFLAEEMQALSKGLEKVVQELSTSENDGPISEKFRKILKEFLRFAEGEVRTLASLYSTVGRNVDALILYFGEDPAKCPFEQVVTTLLNFVRMFNKAHDENCKQSENEMKKAAESEKLKMGASKESERLLRTPIQSSNVK
- the LOC126605186 gene encoding formin-like protein 13 isoform X3, whose translation is MALLRKLFYRKPPDGLFEICERVYVFDCCFTTDAWKEENYKVYIGGIVGQLQDHLPDASFLVFNFHDGVAQSQMASILSEYDMTIMDYPRHFEGCPVLTLELIHHFLRSSESWLSLGQNNVLLMHCERGGWPVLAFMLSALLIYHKQYSGEQRTLDMVYRQAPSELLHLLSPLNPIPSQLRYLQYVTRRNVALEWPPLDRALTLECVIFRFVPNFDGQGGCRPIFRIYGQDPFLANDKTPKVLFSTPKKGKPIRAYKQVECELVKIDINCHIQGDVVVECISLHDDLEREEMMFRVMFNTAFIRSNILMLNRDEIDMLWDAKEQFPKDFRVEILFSEMDAVTSIILGGMSCFEDKEGLPMEAFAQVQEIFNYVDWLDPKSDATLNVLQAASNIIQEKLNSDSPRSTGNDSQETSPGKTPKKKNLLFSDDMQSVASPRQSQDTSVSKQQAKPQDIPATPQPPNQGDSVSQHIPQPSHSTTMGAFAQVQEIFNHATSHMQSPDSTVSKQEAKPSKTALQPPNKHDSVSQKMPQPSKSTPMEAKSQDIHTALQPTNKRDAVSQKIPQPSQSTLMDTKPQDIHTATKQEAKPQDVCSAIKQEANPQDIHAAIQVPNKCDSVSQQRPEASQSTPMEAAKPQDNPTVKKQEAKPQDIPTAKKQEAKPQDIPTVKKQEAKPQDIPTTLQPSDKLDSVSQKLPQSSQSSPMEAFSQVQEIFSHAASPVQYPDTTMSKQEGKPQDIHAVEVRSAPVAPLSPPPPPPPPPSKSTCAKTTLPSPPKPQLLPPDVLVSKPEDPSLSEETKNYSSDGAQQSTTSHPAATGMPTSSTISGKVLPKAPPTPRSEVSSSTRPPPTPPTPPPPPPTPPLKENLFDGSRPPPPPPPPLHSGQAGGTTISSPVPPPPTAPTSSAKHGAPSAPPPPPPIGKGGSKPGNPPPPPISSPGGAKGRLLRTISSKNNNSKKLKPLHWLKLSRAVQGSLWAEAQKSDEEAKAPEIDMSELETLFSVAAPAQDKGRKSAAHGSVAPKSEKVQLIDHRRAYNCEIMLSKVKVPLNELMDSVLALEDTALDVDQVENLIKFCPTKEEMELLKGYTGEKEKLGKCEQFLLELMKVPRVESKLRVFSFKIQFSFQVSDLRNSLNVVNSAAEEIRNSGKLKRIMQTILSLGNALNQGTARGSAIGFRLDSLLKLIETRARNNKMTLMHYLCKVLVDQLPEVLDFSKDLGNLEPASRIQLKFLAEEMQALSKGLEKVVQELSTSENDGPISEKFRKILKEFLRFAEGEVRTLASLYSTVGRNVDALILYFGEDPAKCPFEQVVTTLLNFVRMFNKAHDENCKQSENEMKKAAESEKLKMGASKESERLLRTPIQSSNVK
- the LOC126605186 gene encoding formin-like protein 18 isoform X2 produces the protein MALLRKLFYRKPPDGLFEICERVYVFDCCFTTDAWKEENYKVYIGGIVGQLQDHLPDASFLVFNFHDGVAQSQMASILSEYDMTIMDYPRHFEGCPVLTLELIHHFLRSSESWLSLGQNNVLLMHCERGGWPVLAFMLSALLIYHKQYSGEQRTLDMVYRQAPSELLHLLSPLNPIPSQLRYLQYVTRRNVALEWPPLDRALTLECVIFRFVPNFDGQGGCRPIFRIYGQDPFLANDKTPKVLFSTPKKGKPIRAYKQVECELVKIDINCHIQGDVVVECISLHDDLEREEMMFRVMFNTAFIRSNILMLNRDEIDMLWDAKEQFPKDFRVEILFSEMDAVTSIILGGMSCFEDKEGLPMEAFAQVQEIFNYVDWLDPKSDATLNVLQAASNIIQEKLNSDSPRSTGNDSQETSPGKTPKKKNLLFSDDMQSVASPRQSQDTSVSKQQAKPQDIPATPQPPNQGDSVSQHIPQPSHSTTMGAFAQVQEIFNHATSHMQSPDSTVSKQEAKPSKTALQPPNKHDSVSQKMPQPSKSTPMEAKSQDIHTALQPTNKRDAVSQKIPQPSQSTLMDTKPQDIHTATKQEAKPQDVCSAIKQEANPQDIHAAIQVPNKCDSVSQQRPEASQSTPMEAAKPQDNPTVKKQEAKPQDIPTAKKQEAKPQDIPSAKKQEAKPQDIPTVKKQEAKPQDIPTTLQPSDKLDSVSQKLPQSSQSSPMEAFSQVQEIFSHAASPVQYPDTTMSKQEGKPQDIHAVEVRSAPVAPLSPPPPPPPPPSKSTCAKTTLPSPPKPQLLPPDVLVSKPEDPSLSEETKNYSSDGAQQSTTSHPAATGMPTSSTISGKVLPKAPPTPRSEVSSSTRPPPTPPTPPPPPPTPPLKENLFDGSRPPPPPPPPLHSGQAGGTTISSPVPPPPTAPTSSAKHGAPSAPPPPPPIGKGGSKPGNPPPPPISSPGGAKGRLLRTISSKNNNSKKLKPLHWLKLSRAVQGSLWAEAQKSDEEAKAPEIDMSELETLFSVAAPAQDKGRKSAAHGSVAPKSEKVQLIDHRRAYNCEIMLSKVKVPLNELMDSVLALEDTALDVDQVENLIKFCPTKEEMELLKGYTGEKEKLGKCEQFLLELMKVPRVESKLRVFSFKIQFSFQVSDLRNSLNVVNSAAEEIRNSGKLKRIMQTILSLGNALNQGTARGSAIGFRLDSLLKLIETRARNNKMTLMHYLCKVLVDQLPEVLDFSKDLGNLEPASRIQLKFLAEEMQALSKGLEKVVQELSTSENDGPISEKFRKILKEFLRFAEGEVRTLASLYSTVGRNVDALILYFGEDPAKCPFEQVVTTLLNFVRMFNKAHDENCKQSENEMKKAAESEKLKMGASKESERLLRTPIQSSNVK